From Rhodococcus sp. B7740, one genomic window encodes:
- a CDS encoding RidA family protein produces MIRHRGQSPQFPGAIEHDGLVVTSGVVSTRAMGGTDISLSDEMTDVLDELESILVRAGSALEDVLRIEVFLSSRDAFSTWNDSFAGRWPDLDSRPVRTTLISEFAVAGIRVEVQALAVRSRS; encoded by the coding sequence ATGATCCGCCATCGAGGTCAAAGTCCGCAATTCCCAGGGGCCATCGAGCATGACGGCCTTGTGGTCACCTCGGGTGTCGTGTCGACGCGAGCAATGGGCGGCACCGACATCTCTTTGTCCGACGAAATGACCGACGTACTGGACGAATTGGAGAGCATTCTGGTCCGTGCCGGTAGCGCTCTTGAGGATGTGCTGCGGATCGAGGTGTTCTTGTCGAGTCGTGATGCGTTCTCGACGTGGAACGACAGCTTTGCTGGGCGGTGGCCTGATCTGGACAGTCGGCCTGTACGGACCACGCTGATTTCGGAATTTGCCGTGGCGGGCATTCGAGTCGAGGTTCAGGCCCTCGCAGTCAGGTCAAGATCATGA